A region of Chlamydiales bacterium STE3 DNA encodes the following proteins:
- a CDS encoding GTPase HflX (Product derived from UniProtKB/Swiss-Prot:Q9Z873;Gene name derived from UniProtKB/Swiss-Prot:Q9Z873) codes for MTIDDLKEIARGDLQALLVSVYLNPAHRSICDEHLQELELLTNTYGVKVLEKVPCLIRKYDPSTCITSGKLEELIMRAKELNANLVIFDDEIAPSQQRNLEKAFKLPVMDRAELILEVFADRAQTKEARLQIELAKVKYQAPRLKRLWTHLSRQQGTSGGGGGGGYLKGEGEKQIEIDRRLLKRRIEVLNQEIREVQAVREQQRAQREKSGIPTFAIVGYTNAGKSTLLQALTQADVLIEDKLFATLDTTTRKFTLPNNQDILLIDTVGFIRKLPHLLVAAFKSTLEEAIQTDILLHLVDVSHPMAEEQAQTTFEVLKELNAENKPVITVLNKIDQCTDRMKVQRLKMTYPHTVDISALKHLGFDALQEKMVAELAKQRRQVKMRIPQSEYVTVSEVMRLGNIIKLDYDENDVIILADLPNALASKLHRFETV; via the coding sequence ATGACAATTGACGATTTAAAGGAAATTGCTAGAGGCGATTTACAAGCTCTTTTAGTATCAGTGTATCTTAATCCAGCACACAGAAGCATCTGTGATGAGCACTTGCAAGAGCTAGAATTATTGACAAACACCTATGGTGTCAAGGTTTTGGAGAAAGTTCCTTGCTTGATTCGCAAATACGATCCATCAACATGCATTACTTCAGGAAAACTTGAAGAATTGATCATGAGAGCAAAAGAACTCAATGCCAATTTAGTGATTTTTGATGATGAAATAGCTCCAAGTCAGCAAAGAAACCTTGAAAAAGCTTTTAAACTTCCTGTAATGGATAGGGCAGAACTAATTTTAGAAGTCTTTGCTGATCGTGCTCAAACAAAAGAAGCACGCTTGCAAATTGAACTAGCGAAAGTGAAATATCAAGCTCCCAGATTGAAGCGACTTTGGACCCATCTTTCAAGGCAACAGGGAACATCTGGCGGTGGAGGTGGCGGAGGCTATCTGAAGGGAGAAGGGGAGAAGCAAATTGAAATTGATCGACGCCTTTTAAAGCGCCGCATAGAAGTCTTAAACCAAGAGATTAGGGAAGTGCAAGCGGTAAGAGAGCAGCAAAGAGCTCAACGAGAAAAAAGTGGAATCCCGACATTTGCTATCGTTGGTTATACAAATGCTGGCAAATCGACATTACTGCAAGCCTTGACCCAAGCTGACGTTTTGATTGAAGATAAATTATTTGCAACTTTAGATACCACTACACGTAAATTCACTTTACCAAATAATCAAGATATCCTTCTTATAGATACCGTGGGGTTTATCCGTAAGTTACCCCATCTTTTGGTAGCTGCATTTAAAAGTACCCTCGAAGAAGCTATTCAAACAGATATATTGCTGCATTTAGTTGATGTTAGCCATCCAATGGCCGAAGAGCAAGCCCAAACAACTTTTGAAGTTCTTAAAGAATTGAATGCTGAGAACAAGCCAGTAATAACTGTTTTAAATAAGATAGACCAATGTACGGACCGTATGAAGGTACAACGTCTAAAAATGACCTATCCTCATACAGTGGATATTTCAGCTTTAAAGCATTTAGGATTTGATGCATTACAAGAAAAAATGGTAGCTGAGCTTGCCAAACAAAGGCGTCAAGTTAAAATGCGCATTCCGCAAAGCGAATACGTTACTGTAAGTGAGGTAATGCGCCTAGGTAACATTATTAAGCTTGATTATGATGAAAATGATGTAATTATTTTGGCAGACTTACCTAATGCCTTAGCCTCAAAATTACATAGGTTTGAAACTGTTTAG
- a CDS encoding Uncharacterized protein (Product derived from UniProtKB/Trembl:D1R5A8) produces MGKLLFLGTGSSLGIPVIGCQCATCQSSSPFDKRLRSSILIQENGKNFLIDASPDLRQQALSFRLNQVDAVLFTHAHYDHTAGIDDLRVFHFINKTPLPCLASSETAADLRKRYYYMFDQQPFEKIAPSRLQLIELASDRGKVNIEGLPISYFSYQQLTMKINGFRFGNLAYVTDIKSYPETIFEDLKGVEILILSALRYTPSPMHLSVDEAIDFAKKIKARKTWLIHIAHELKHEKTNNYLPEGIELAYDGLEIYF; encoded by the coding sequence ATGGGAAAATTACTTTTTCTCGGAACAGGTTCCTCTCTTGGTATTCCTGTGATAGGGTGCCAATGCGCGACATGCCAATCTTCTTCACCATTTGATAAACGGTTACGCTCTTCGATTTTAATTCAAGAAAATGGAAAAAACTTTTTGATAGATGCTTCGCCAGATCTAAGGCAGCAAGCATTATCATTTCGATTGAACCAAGTAGATGCGGTGCTTTTTACCCATGCGCATTATGATCATACTGCAGGGATTGATGATCTGCGTGTTTTTCATTTTATCAATAAAACCCCTTTGCCGTGTCTTGCTTCTAGTGAAACTGCAGCTGATCTAAGAAAGCGTTACTATTACATGTTTGATCAGCAACCTTTCGAAAAAATAGCCCCTTCACGCCTACAGTTGATTGAACTGGCAAGCGATAGAGGTAAAGTAAATATTGAAGGATTGCCCATTTCCTACTTTAGTTACCAACAACTGACCATGAAGATCAATGGTTTTCGTTTTGGCAATTTGGCTTATGTAACGGATATTAAAAGTTACCCAGAAACAATTTTCGAAGACTTAAAAGGGGTAGAGATACTTATTTTGAGTGCGCTACGTTACACGCCCTCGCCAATGCACCTTTCTGTTGATGAAGCGATTGATTTTGCGAAAAAAATTAAAGCGCGAAAGACTTGGCTCATACATATCGCCCATGAATTAAAGCACGAAAAAACAAATAATTACTTGCCTGAAGGCATTGAATTAGCATACGATGGTTTAGAAATTTATTTCTAA
- a CDS encoding hypothetical protein (Product derived from UniProtKB/Trembl:Q6MAA6), with product MKIAVLGAGFCGIAVAWNLLQFKNCHVDLYDPKGVGGESSKIAAGLFHKYTGAHAKLNRFAIEGESATLDLLKVATEESDKPIILSRGILRVALTEEKKLEYANRASQYKDCRWLDSEAVFALTNGAQHHPGLLIETGLTIDCVSYMSGLWKACKKLKADFYQQSIADLDELRNYDAVVVATGAKLPLFEALKSLCIKPIKGQLLEFEWPDTSPLPLSLNSEAYITMKPDSMACFVGSTFERQFECSEPDFEVAKNLLFPKMAALYPPLCNSKVIGCRAGLRASTPDHLPIIGQFGHNLFAITGMGSKGLLYHAFYAKQLSQLIKTQLLC from the coding sequence ATGAAAATTGCAGTGCTCGGTGCAGGTTTTTGTGGTATCGCTGTGGCTTGGAATCTTTTGCAGTTTAAAAATTGCCATGTCGACCTGTATGATCCCAAGGGGGTCGGTGGAGAATCTTCTAAAATTGCCGCCGGTTTGTTTCATAAATATACAGGGGCACATGCTAAGCTAAATCGTTTCGCAATTGAAGGAGAGAGTGCAACTCTAGATTTACTTAAGGTTGCAACAGAAGAATCTGACAAGCCAATTATCTTATCTCGAGGAATTTTAAGAGTCGCTTTAACGGAAGAAAAAAAACTTGAGTACGCTAATAGAGCCTCTCAGTATAAAGATTGCCGTTGGCTTGACAGTGAAGCAGTTTTTGCATTAACGAATGGGGCTCAGCATCACCCTGGATTATTGATTGAAACGGGGCTGACAATAGATTGTGTTAGCTACATGAGCGGTTTGTGGAAAGCTTGCAAAAAATTAAAAGCTGATTTTTATCAGCAATCCATTGCTGATTTAGACGAACTTAGAAATTATGATGCAGTCGTTGTAGCAACAGGAGCGAAACTGCCTTTGTTCGAAGCTCTTAAAAGCCTTTGTATTAAGCCTATTAAAGGGCAGCTTCTTGAATTTGAATGGCCGGACACTTCTCCTCTTCCCTTGAGTTTGAATAGTGAAGCTTACATTACGATGAAACCCGATTCGATGGCTTGTTTTGTTGGTTCAACCTTTGAAAGACAATTTGAATGTAGTGAACCTGATTTCGAAGTCGCCAAAAACCTTCTCTTTCCTAAAATGGCTGCACTATACCCTCCTCTTTGTAATTCTAAGGTTATCGGCTGCCGTGCGGGATTAAGAGCTTCAACTCCAGATCATCTTCCGATTATTGGACAGTTTGGCCATAATCTTTTTGCGATTACTGGGATGGGTTCAAAAGGGCTACTTTATCATGCTTTCTACGCAAAGCAGCTCTCTCAGTTAATAAAAACCCAACTCCTTTGCTAA
- a CDS encoding putative oxidoreductase CatD (Product derived from UniProtKB/Swiss-Prot:P54720;Gene name derived from UniProtKB/Swiss-Prot:P54720;EC number derived from UniProtKB/Swiss-Prot:P54720): MNFIKENHNFSFYQLRLLMKILQRFYRWTHLATYLQSPLLFLIRLYWGVAFFLAGLSKFQDMQKFKALLTSLHIPQPIFNAFFVASIETVCGILLAIGFLSRLVTIPLIAVMCVAYATVHNESLKAFFTDPSKFVGESPFAFLFACLLILVFGPGKVAIDYFLVKDRA; this comes from the coding sequence TTGAATTTTATAAAGGAAAATCATAATTTTTCTTTCTATCAACTACGGTTACTCATGAAGATTTTGCAACGATTTTATAGATGGACCCATTTAGCCACTTATCTCCAATCGCCATTATTGTTTCTAATAAGATTATACTGGGGAGTGGCATTTTTTTTAGCTGGCCTTTCCAAGTTTCAAGATATGCAAAAATTTAAGGCATTGCTAACATCCTTGCATATCCCTCAGCCAATATTTAACGCTTTCTTTGTGGCCTCTATTGAAACTGTTTGTGGTATTTTATTAGCTATAGGATTTTTATCCAGGCTGGTTACCATTCCATTAATCGCTGTTATGTGCGTGGCATATGCTACAGTGCATAATGAATCTTTAAAAGCATTTTTTACTGATCCCTCAAAATTTGTGGGAGAATCCCCCTTTGCATTTCTGTTTGCCTGCTTGCTCATTCTTGTTTTTGGACCAGGAAAGGTTGCCATTGATTATTTTCTAGTCAAGGATAGAGCCTAA
- a CDS encoding Uncharacterized protein (Product derived from UniProtKB/Trembl:F8KZH7): MENSKLIDRTGYIVSGIATILCFLLFYYDTALFGKSLAAALITGALVWATYMILRWLILACKS, from the coding sequence ATGGAAAATAGTAAGTTAATCGATCGAACTGGGTATATCGTTTCAGGGATTGCTACGATTCTTTGTTTCCTTTTATTTTATTATGACACAGCACTTTTTGGGAAATCTTTAGCTGCAGCACTGATCACAGGAGCTTTGGTATGGGCAACCTATATGATCTTAAGATGGCTAATTTTAGCGTGTAAATCATAG
- a CDS encoding hypothetical protein (Product derived from UniProtKB/Trembl:Q6MCR4): protein MMRFFPIVLLPFFAFCIEQGPFYNLDNTTIANEVHLATDPFLALRTKATSRDTLYRLEDSILAMMGHQSLFEEEIEFPEDSEELSLLIGNKADTFYYENPCFHLHAKGDKPSKVWWQIALDPLFNNTLKNFDQIETYQSKIVLDDLCATFLNPLQPYYFRAKFATDRFSSPWSETFKFSVQKPNQVQNIVLKKISNGKYELIWEKDSSPTVEYLLFASNSQDFIPSTYSEEQFLSLSENVKETAPNYNLIGSTPSNRIEIDGQLAYYRIIAVDHGQLSIPSELIYIYDNDLTQYRDHLTYCEHSQSIQRTPFQECNPYSCLKKSLIDCSTHPHISSETWAKVKPFLVPENHPLKVSLDTIFSKSRVTQNLNSLRLAGFRTTGGGKNSHSKTIFCKHKNLKDSVLKIIPDDYPEDEVAKLTSRIIGAQAVKEVIDRENYGHFIKVPKKWLYVLPPEPSPKPGSYRKNFILIADDMLIYNRETNYAMWKSFLLTPELLQAIYNIITKLGLDDCVHAFNLPFCKDGKVAFLDTEDHHRWPVHYRSLDKYLNPEMQKFWRQLTH from the coding sequence ATGATGCGATTTTTCCCAATTGTCCTTTTGCCATTTTTTGCTTTTTGCATAGAGCAGGGGCCATTTTACAATTTAGATAACACAACAATTGCTAACGAAGTACATTTAGCAACAGATCCTTTTCTTGCTTTAAGAACAAAAGCCACTTCTAGAGATACTTTATATCGTCTTGAAGATTCGATTTTAGCCATGATGGGTCACCAAAGCCTCTTTGAAGAAGAGATTGAGTTCCCTGAGGATTCAGAAGAGTTATCTCTTCTGATTGGCAATAAAGCAGATACTTTTTACTACGAAAATCCTTGCTTTCATCTACATGCAAAAGGTGATAAACCCAGCAAAGTTTGGTGGCAAATTGCTTTAGATCCCCTTTTTAACAATACTCTTAAAAATTTTGACCAGATTGAGACTTATCAATCTAAAATTGTATTGGACGACCTCTGTGCCACCTTCCTCAATCCCCTCCAGCCCTATTATTTCAGGGCTAAATTTGCCACGGATCGCTTTTCAAGTCCTTGGTCAGAAACATTTAAATTTTCTGTGCAAAAACCTAATCAGGTGCAGAATATTGTGTTAAAAAAAATTTCTAATGGAAAGTATGAGCTGATTTGGGAAAAAGATTCCTCGCCAACCGTCGAGTACTTGCTATTTGCCTCAAATTCTCAAGACTTTATACCCTCTACCTACTCGGAGGAGCAGTTTCTATCGCTTTCCGAGAATGTTAAAGAGACTGCACCAAACTATAATCTTATTGGCTCAACACCTTCCAATAGAATTGAAATCGATGGTCAATTAGCTTATTATCGCATCATTGCAGTTGACCATGGACAACTCTCTATCCCATCAGAGCTCATTTATATCTATGATAACGATCTCACTCAATATCGAGACCACTTAACATATTGTGAACATTCTCAATCTATTCAAAGAACCCCTTTTCAAGAATGCAACCCCTACTCCTGTTTAAAGAAAAGTTTAATTGATTGTAGCACCCACCCTCATATTTCTTCTGAGACGTGGGCAAAAGTTAAACCTTTTCTTGTCCCCGAAAACCATCCTTTAAAAGTTTCCCTTGATACTATCTTTTCCAAAAGCAGAGTAACCCAAAATCTCAATAGCTTGCGACTAGCTGGCTTTAGGACAACCGGTGGGGGAAAAAATTCACATAGTAAAACAATCTTCTGTAAACACAAAAACTTAAAAGATTCTGTTTTAAAAATTATTCCAGATGACTATCCAGAAGATGAAGTAGCAAAGCTCACTTCGAGAATTATTGGTGCTCAAGCTGTTAAGGAAGTCATCGATCGAGAGAATTACGGCCATTTTATTAAAGTCCCTAAAAAATGGCTTTATGTGCTACCCCCGGAGCCTTCTCCTAAGCCTGGAAGTTACCGTAAAAATTTTATTTTAATCGCTGATGACATGCTTATTTATAATAGGGAAACCAACTATGCTATGTGGAAAAGCTTTTTGCTAACACCAGAGCTACTTCAGGCCATCTACAATATCATCACGAAACTCGGCCTTGATGATTGCGTTCATGCCTTTAATCTCCCCTTCTGTAAAGATGGCAAAGTGGCTTTTTTGGACACAGAAGACCATCATCGCTGGCCAGTGCACTACCGATCCCTTGATAAATACCTTAATCCCGAAATGCAAAAATTTTGGCGGCAGTTAACCCATTAA
- a CDS encoding putative protein YeaO (Product derived from UniProtKB/Swiss-Prot:P76243;Gene name derived from UniProtKB/Swiss-Prot:P76243; Uncharacterized protein YeaO), whose protein sequence is MKIKIKRAYDPASEEDGIRILVDRLWPRGVKKTKLKLNVWLKDVAPSTALRKWFSHDPAKWVEFQQRYALELEENPKSWEPIMKALEHASITLIYGAHDSEHNHALCLKNYLVDKVTKKNND, encoded by the coding sequence ATGAAAATCAAAATTAAAAGAGCATATGATCCGGCTTCGGAAGAAGATGGCATCAGAATCCTAGTCGATCGCTTATGGCCACGGGGCGTTAAAAAAACGAAACTAAAGCTAAATGTTTGGTTAAAAGACGTTGCACCGAGCACTGCTTTGAGAAAGTGGTTTTCTCATGACCCGGCGAAATGGGTAGAGTTTCAACAAAGATATGCCTTAGAGTTAGAGGAAAATCCTAAATCGTGGGAACCAATCATGAAAGCACTAGAACATGCTTCTATTACCTTAATCTATGGCGCGCACGATTCTGAGCATAACCATGCGCTATGTTTAAAAAATTATCTTGTTGACAAAGTTACCAAAAAAAATAATGACTAA
- a CDS encoding Uncharacterized protein (Product derived from UniProtKB/Trembl:N8XE86) has translation MSIKKFKNHLQNQDPEYLIDELVTLYKTFEVVREFYIQQLEPSDTPKVMEKYKLILEKQFCPKSAKWDFPELNYSVARKAISDFKKANSNPVAIIDLQLTYVEYGVECTLEYGDINRRFYNSMESMFRKTLKDMEEHGVLDLFEKRCLAIQQKTRDLGWGFGNAVTELYEEYFS, from the coding sequence ATGAGCATCAAAAAGTTTAAAAACCATTTGCAAAATCAAGATCCTGAATATTTGATAGATGAGCTAGTAACACTATATAAGACCTTCGAGGTTGTTCGTGAATTTTATATCCAGCAGTTGGAGCCTTCAGATACGCCAAAGGTTATGGAGAAGTACAAACTGATTTTGGAGAAGCAATTTTGTCCAAAATCTGCCAAGTGGGATTTTCCAGAGTTAAATTATTCTGTTGCAAGAAAGGCCATCAGCGACTTTAAGAAGGCCAATTCAAATCCAGTGGCGATCATAGATCTTCAGCTAACCTATGTTGAATATGGTGTTGAATGTACTCTGGAATATGGGGATATTAACAGAAGATTTTATAACAGCATGGAAAGTATGTTTCGTAAGACACTCAAAGATATGGAAGAGCATGGAGTGCTAGATCTATTTGAGAAGCGATGTTTGGCAATCCAGCAAAAGACGCGTGATTTGGGATGGGGTTTTGGAAATGCAGTCACAGAGCTTTATGAAGAGTATTTTAGTTAG
- a CDS encoding putative Nudix hydrolase yvcI (Product derived from UniProtKB/Trembl:F8KWY0;Gene name derived from UniProtKB/Trembl:F8KWY0;EC number derived from UniProtKB/Trembl:F8KWY0), with amino-acid sequence MKAVEIFEQKPLNFEPQVEVSAAYIKAQDKYLFMQLSQAKVEYNKWGVPAGKCEPFEKAEEGLKRELYEETGIKLSEMMALKALGALYIEKPNFRYTYHLFEISCDKIPDVQISEEHISFKWVSEEEVKDLDLMCCAREGFEAYLNRRSH; translated from the coding sequence ATGAAAGCTGTAGAAATTTTTGAACAAAAACCTCTTAATTTTGAACCACAGGTAGAAGTCTCTGCGGCTTATATAAAGGCTCAAGATAAATACCTTTTTATGCAGCTTTCACAAGCTAAAGTTGAGTACAATAAGTGGGGGGTCCCCGCTGGCAAATGTGAGCCATTTGAAAAAGCAGAAGAGGGATTAAAGAGAGAATTGTATGAAGAAACAGGCATCAAATTATCAGAAATGATGGCCTTAAAAGCTCTTGGAGCGCTTTATATTGAAAAACCTAACTTTCGTTATACTTATCATCTGTTCGAAATTTCATGTGATAAAATTCCAGATGTTCAGATTTCAGAGGAGCACATTTCTTTCAAATGGGTTTCAGAAGAAGAAGTTAAAGATTTAGATCTGATGTGCTGTGCCAGAGAAGGCTTTGAAGCTTATCTAAATCGAAGAAGCCACTAA
- a CDS encoding Heavy metal translocating P-type ATPase (Product derived from UniProtKB/Trembl:D6YWJ7;Gene name derived from UniProtKB/Trembl:D6YWJ7;EC number derived from UniProtKB/Trembl:D6YWJ7): protein MQDVSGSLCALCQISLNSSKICFEEKLFCCHGCQAVYGILESISALEGFERHPVFQQAVKFGLISNPELLQQLQKNQSEKPTQEKRKWQLEIHHMWCPSCADLIKLILMRLKGVSQCVIDYATDLASIEYYPQNISKADIQSVICSLGYVPKELTESYNNRVPKQLYVRFLVAAFCAFNVMMFAYPLYAIYFSAEKEATGGPYTVISLLFSLPVVTYCAYPIFRRCFHGLKVGFWGMESLISLGVLSSFCLSIYQMGQGSIEVYFDSMTVIVAFVLLGKIIETKAKFSSKEVLFRLNRSLPQKARKHFANGNEGFVLTKEIRKGDLISVHTGEKIIFDGFVRKGQGACDESMMTGESLPVSKQEGVQVLAGTLVQSGSFLYEVTHLAKESSIQKIITLIESEIGRKTSNVRFGDTIAQYFTPIVVLLALLTFICFADKREGMLAAVSVLLISCPCALGIAAPLAESHLILQLAQLGAIVRNRNALHFLGQESVCVFDKTGTITEGKFRVIRGLEVLDEQQRRVMKTMTLHSGHPLSFAIGAALVELPMDYASLEEIPGRGIRARIREKEYLLGSQRFLKEEGVILRELEHLSLTPVLFAEEKVFITSLLLEDSIKEEAKALRKILKDKRIILLSGDHQSAVQNVAKQLGFNEWRGNVTPFEKKAFIENLKQQGEIVLMVGDGINDAPAITTAHVGVSVVSASDISIQVSDILLTSLSLHQLPQLMELGKKGQKILKQNFFWAFFYNIIGIGLAMTSQLSPIFAAFAMTASSLVVLFNSKRIRN, encoded by the coding sequence ATGCAAGATGTGAGCGGATCTCTCTGTGCTTTATGTCAAATCTCATTAAATTCCTCTAAAATTTGCTTTGAGGAAAAACTTTTTTGCTGTCATGGTTGCCAAGCGGTTTATGGGATCTTAGAGAGTATTTCCGCCCTCGAAGGCTTCGAAAGGCATCCTGTCTTCCAACAAGCTGTAAAGTTTGGCTTAATTTCCAATCCAGAACTTCTACAGCAGCTTCAAAAAAATCAATCAGAAAAGCCTACGCAGGAAAAAAGAAAATGGCAACTTGAAATCCATCACATGTGGTGCCCCTCTTGTGCTGACTTAATCAAATTAATTTTAATGAGATTAAAGGGGGTTAGCCAATGTGTGATAGATTACGCAACCGACCTCGCCTCCATAGAATATTATCCTCAAAATATATCTAAAGCAGATATTCAATCGGTCATCTGCTCTTTGGGCTACGTTCCCAAGGAGCTAACTGAATCATATAATAATAGAGTGCCTAAGCAGTTGTATGTGCGCTTTCTGGTGGCCGCTTTTTGTGCGTTCAATGTGATGATGTTTGCTTATCCTCTGTACGCGATATATTTTAGTGCAGAGAAAGAAGCAACAGGTGGGCCCTACACAGTCATCTCTTTATTATTTTCTTTACCTGTTGTGACATACTGTGCCTATCCGATTTTTCGACGCTGTTTTCACGGGCTTAAGGTCGGTTTTTGGGGGATGGAAAGTCTTATAAGTCTCGGAGTACTTTCATCATTTTGTCTTTCTATCTATCAAATGGGGCAGGGGTCTATTGAGGTCTATTTTGATTCCATGACGGTTATTGTCGCTTTTGTTTTGCTAGGCAAAATTATTGAAACTAAGGCGAAATTTTCAAGTAAAGAGGTTTTATTTCGCCTCAATCGCTCATTGCCTCAAAAAGCGCGGAAGCATTTTGCCAATGGCAATGAAGGTTTTGTCTTAACAAAAGAGATAAGAAAAGGAGATTTAATTTCTGTTCACACTGGTGAAAAAATTATTTTTGACGGTTTTGTTCGAAAAGGCCAAGGTGCATGCGATGAATCCATGATGACAGGAGAGAGCCTTCCGGTTAGTAAACAAGAGGGGGTGCAAGTCCTTGCTGGTACTTTAGTACAATCTGGGTCTTTTTTATATGAAGTCACCCACTTAGCTAAAGAGTCCTCTATTCAAAAAATTATTACTCTTATCGAAAGCGAGATAGGGAGAAAAACATCAAATGTTCGTTTTGGAGATACAATTGCGCAATATTTTACACCCATCGTTGTCTTACTCGCCCTTTTGACATTTATTTGCTTTGCAGATAAGAGAGAAGGCATGTTAGCTGCCGTTTCCGTTTTGCTTATTTCCTGTCCATGTGCTTTAGGCATTGCAGCACCCCTTGCTGAATCTCATTTAATCCTTCAGTTAGCACAGCTTGGTGCCATTGTACGCAATCGCAATGCCTTACATTTTTTAGGCCAAGAATCCGTCTGTGTTTTTGACAAAACAGGAACAATCACAGAGGGAAAATTTCGCGTGATTCGAGGATTAGAAGTCCTAGACGAACAACAACGTAGAGTTATGAAGACAATGACACTCCATTCCGGGCATCCACTCTCTTTTGCCATTGGCGCGGCACTTGTAGAATTGCCGATGGATTATGCTAGTCTGGAAGAAATCCCTGGAAGAGGCATTCGAGCAAGAATAAGGGAGAAAGAATATTTGCTTGGCTCTCAAAGGTTTTTAAAAGAAGAAGGAGTTATCTTAAGGGAATTAGAACATTTATCATTAACACCTGTTCTTTTTGCCGAGGAAAAGGTCTTTATCACTAGCTTGTTACTAGAAGATTCAATTAAGGAAGAAGCAAAAGCCTTACGCAAAATTTTAAAGGATAAGCGAATTATTTTACTTTCTGGAGATCACCAATCCGCCGTGCAAAATGTGGCTAAGCAGCTAGGCTTTAATGAATGGAGAGGGAATGTAACACCCTTTGAAAAGAAAGCTTTCATTGAAAATTTAAAACAGCAAGGTGAAATTGTCCTCATGGTTGGGGATGGTATAAATGATGCTCCTGCAATTACCACAGCACATGTGGGAGTATCTGTTGTATCGGCATCAGATATATCTATACAAGTCTCTGACATTCTTTTGACATCTCTTTCGCTTCATCAATTGCCACAATTAATGGAACTTGGGAAAAAAGGGCAGAAGATCCTAAAACAAAATTTCTTTTGGGCATTTTTTTACAATATTATTGGCATTGGGCTAGCTATGACAAGCCAGCTTTCCCCAATTTTCGCAGCTTTTGCGATGACAGCAAGCAGTCTTGTTGTTCTTTTTAACTCAAAACGCATAAGAAATTAA
- a CDS encoding Peptide deformylase (Product derived from UniProtKB/Swiss-Prot:Q9Z6J2;Gene name derived from UniProtKB/Swiss-Prot:Q9Z6J2;EC number derived from UniProtKB/Swiss-Prot:Q9Z6J2) — MILELAYYGESVLRKKAQPIEKINDEIRNLVSDMVETMHAKNGIGLAAPQVFYSLNLFIIQIPEQGPDDTTLPGTLRVFINPRIISVSENSCIYQEGCLSIPKLYENVERPIEVTVEAQGLDGEIFLEKFTGYSARAILHENDHINGVLFIDRIKGKKRQEIEPILRQIKKKYFLKK; from the coding sequence ATGATACTTGAACTTGCCTATTATGGCGAATCAGTCTTGCGTAAAAAAGCACAGCCTATTGAAAAAATTAATGATGAGATAAGGAATTTAGTCTCTGACATGGTAGAGACAATGCATGCAAAAAACGGAATAGGTTTAGCAGCTCCCCAAGTTTTTTATTCTCTTAATCTGTTCATTATTCAAATTCCTGAGCAAGGCCCAGATGATACCACTCTGCCAGGAACGCTTCGCGTGTTCATTAATCCGCGTATTATCTCTGTAAGCGAAAATTCTTGCATCTATCAAGAAGGATGCCTTTCGATACCAAAACTTTACGAAAATGTTGAAAGACCTATTGAAGTCACAGTAGAGGCTCAGGGTTTAGATGGGGAAATTTTTCTCGAGAAATTTACAGGATATTCGGCGAGGGCGATTCTTCATGAAAATGATCATATTAATGGGGTTTTATTTATTGATCGCATTAAGGGTAAAAAGAGACAAGAAATTGAACCGATTCTTCGGCAAATTAAGAAAAAATATTTTCTTAAAAAGTGA